GGCATGTCCATATCACCGGTGCCTCCGGCGCCGGCGTGACCACGCTGGGCCGGGCGCTCGCCAAGCGGCTGGGCGCCGTTCACGTCGACACCGACGACGCATACTGGCTGCCGGTCGAACCGGCCTACTCCGCCAAGCGCCCGGTGCCCGAGCGGCTGGCCATGATCGAGGCCTGCCTGGAACGCGAGGATCGGGTCGTCCTGTCCGGATCCATCATGACCTGGGGCGACCCCTTGATCCCCTGGTTCGGCGCGGTGGTGTTCGTCAGCACCGAGCCGGCGATCCGGATGGAGCGATTGCGGCGCCGCGAATTCGAGCGCTACGGCGACGCGATCCTGCCGGGCGGCCCCAGGCACGACGCCTGCGCCGCCTTCCTTGAGTGGGCGTCACGCTACGAGGACCCGGCCTTCGCGAGCCGAAGCCGTGCCCGTCACGAGGCGTGGCTGGGCACGCTCTCGTGTCCCGTCATCCGGGTCGATGGCGGCGGCCCGCCCGGCCAGGTCGTCGACGCGACGCTGGCCGCGCTCGGGTGATCCCCCGTCCGCCGGTCACTCGCGAATGGTGGTCGGTGACTTCAGGATGACCCGGTCGACCCCGTGGATGATGCCGTTGTCGGCCCGGATGTTGGGTCGCGTGATCGTCATGTCGCCGACCTGCAGGCCGTTGCGCGTATCGTGCATGATGATGACCGCGCCATCGAGGGTCGCGTATTCATTGAGCACGCCGTTATGCAGGTCGTCGCCGGTCAGCTGCTGATCCGGAATGACGTGATAGCCGAGCGTCGTGCGGAGGTAGTCACGGTTGGCCGGGCTGAGCAGGCGGTCGCGCGAGGCGTCGGCCATGTCGTCATAGGCCTCGTCGAGCGGCGCGAGCACCGTGAACGGGCCGGATCCGCGAAGCGTCTCCGTCAGGCCGGCATCGTCCAGCGCTTCGACCGTGCGGTCGAACTGGCCGGACGCGCGCAGCGTATCGACGACGTCGGCGGCCGCGGCGGCGCTTGCCGACATCACGACACAGGCCAGCGCTGCCGCGACCTTCGATGCGGTGTGGATGGTTGTCATCCCGGGCTCCCTCCCGTCGGTGCGTGATCGAGGCTACTGTGCGGATGCCTTCCTCAAAGACGAACGCGAACGAAACGTGCCCTCAAAACCGGCCGTGTCACGTATCCGTGAACACTTGCGCACCGATGGCGCGACCGGGCTCGCAACCGTACGCCCAAAAGGCGAGGCTCGCGCAACGCGGCGGGTGGTTGCCGGCACGCCCCGTCCGGCCAAGGCGGTGGCGGTCGACGCGAACGCGGTCTACATAGCGCGGGCGTGCCGATGCTTGACCGCGCGCCTGTTCCGCTACCGCCCTCGTGGAGACTCTCCCCATGCCCGACCGGCCGATCCGCCGCGCGCTCCTGTCCGTCTACGACAAGACCGGCATCGCCGATCTCGGCCAGGCGCTTCACCGGCTGGGCGTCGAACTGGTCTCGACCGGCGGAACGGCGGCTGCGTTGCGCGGCGCCGGGCTTCCGGTGACCGAGGTGGCGGACGTTACCGGCTTCCCCGAAATCCTCGACGGCCGGGTCAAGACCCTGCAGCCGGCGATCCACGCCGGCCTGCTCGCCAGGCGCGATCATGCCGGCCACATGGAGACCCTGGCCGAGCATGGCTTCGAGACCATCGATCTCCTGGTCAGCAATCTCTACCCGTTCGAGCGGACGCGCGATTCCGGCGCGCCGTTCGACGAGGTGGTCGAGATGATCGACATCGGCGGGCCCGCCATGATCCGGGCCGCCGCGAAGAACCACGACGGCGTGGTCGTCCTGACCGATCCTGACGACTACGCCGAAGTCCTCACCGACCTCTCGGCTCAGGAAGGCCGCATCGACGAGACCCTGCGCCGCCGCCTCGCGGCCAAGGCCTTCGGCCTGACCGCGGCCTATGACGGCATGATCGCCGACTGGCTCTACCGCGAGGCCATTGCCGACGAGGCAAAGCCCGGCGATGGCGCCGCCTTCGGCGCCGATCTCGATCTCTCGGCAACGCTGCGCCAGACGCTCCGCTACGGTGAGAACCCGCATCAGAAGGCGGCGTTCTACGCCCGGCCGGGCCGCCGGCCCGGCGTGACCTCGGCCCGGCAGGTCCAGGGCAAGGAGCTCAGTTACAACAACCTGAACGACACGGACGCCGCCTTCGAGCTGGTCGCCGAGTTCGACCGGCCGGCCGCCGTGATCGTCAAGCACGCCAATCCCTCCGGCGTGGGCGTCGCCGACGACTTGGCTCAGGCCCATGCCAAGGCGCTGGCGGCCGATCCGGTGAGCGCCTTCGGCGGCATCGTCGCGCTCAACCGGCCGCTCGACGCCGAGACGGCCCGCGGCATCGCGCCCGTGTTCACCGAGGTGGTGATCGCCCCCGATGCGTCGGAAGAGGCGCTTGCGATCCTGGGCGCGAAGAAGGCGCTGCGCGTCCTCTTGACCGGCGCGCTGCCCTCATCGGCCGAGCCCGGCCTCGTCCTGCGCTCGGTCGCGGGCGGCCTGCTCGTGCAGGAAAGCGACGCGCGGCCGATCGGCCCGTCCGACCTGCAGATCGTGACCAGGCGGGCGCCGGCCGAATCGGAAATCGCCGATCTCCTCTTCGCGGTCCGCGTGGTCAAGCACGTCAAGTCCAACGCGATCGTGTTCGCCCGGGCGGGCCGGACCGTGGGCATCGGGGCGGGACAGATGAGCCGGGTCGACGCGGTGCGGATCGCCGCCGCCAAGGCGGCCGAGCTGGCGCGCGAGGCCGGCGAGACCGAGAGCCGCACGGTCGGCAGCGTGCTCGCCTCGGATGCCTTCTTCCCGTTCGCGGACGGGCTGGAAGCCGCGATCGCGGCGGGCGTGACCGCCGTGATCCAGCCGGGCGGCAGCAAGCGCGATCCCGAGGTCATCGCCGCCGCCGATGTGGCCGGGATCGCCATGGTCTTCACCGGCATCCGCCATTTCCGCCACTGAGCGCAGGATCGAGCCGTGACGAGCAACGGGCTGTTCGCCCTCGCGGGCTTTCAGCAACAGCCGCTCAGCCTGGAGCGCGTCGCGTCGTGCTTCTGATGGCCTGCGTGATCCTCGTCCTGCGCGGCTAGAGGCCGGGCAGGTCCCAGTTGCCGGGCGTCATCAGCTCGAGCAGATGGCCGTCCGGGTCGCGGAAATAGATGCTCTCGCCGCCGCGCGGCCATTGGGTCCGGCCTTCGATCGCGACGCCGGCCTCGTTCAGCGACGCCTCCCATTCGCCGAGCGCATCGGCATCGACCGAGAAGCAGATATGGATAGGACCGCTGCCGTCATGCGGCGGAATGGTGCCGCCCTCGTCCGGCAGGACCTGGGTCCGCATGGACCCGCCGCGCTTGAAGACCAGAAGCACGCTCGAATCGCCTACGCCGAAGGCATGCAGGCTGTCGGTCGCGAGCAGGGAACGCAGGCCGAGCGTCTGCGCGTAGAAGGCGCCGGCCCGCTCCAGGGAGTCGACGTAGAGGGCGGTTTCGACGATGCGGTTCAGCGTGGGCACGGCGTTCCTCCGGGAAAGGCGTGTGCGTTGGGACCGGCCGGCAGCCGCGCGCCTCAAAGATCCGCGATGTCCGCCCTGGCCGGGGGCAGGTCCACGGCGCGGAACGGCGCGCTGGTCGGCATGTCGTCCGTGAAGCGCCAGATCGGGCGGCGATCGCCGGGTTCCGGCAGCGCGATCAAGCTCGTGCAGATCGTGCCGTAGTCGCGATCGGTGCGGATGAACATGGCGTCGGTGGCGTTGCCGCTGTCGGTGTCCGTCGCGCCCAGCAGCGCGGCCCAGGCCGACCAGTCGCCCGCGTCCGGATCGGGCATGTCCGCCTGACGGAACAAGGGCAGATAGCGGCGCACGCGCGGCGAGGCGGTGTCGTTCAGATCGTGCGCCGTCAGCATGGACACGCCCTCGCCCACGCGGGTCGCGCCGATCCGTCCGTCGCCGGCGTGGCGCAGCCAGAAGGCATCGCGGTTGTCGGCGATCAGCAGATTGAACGGCCGGTACGCGTCCGGATTGAGGTCCGAGAGGGCGGCGGCAGCTTCCCGCGCGTCCGCATGGTCGAGCGCCTCCAGCACGATCTCGCCGCGCGAGCGCTTGCCCGCCGCGGGTCCCAGCGTGCCGACCCGGTTGAGGATGGCTGCGGTGACGCCGTGATCGTTCACGCCCTGCCACGTGCCGCCGGCCTCCTCGTCCAGCCCCGCCGTGACCTCCGGCCGCTCCGGCCAGTGGCGGGCCGGTGGACGCCAGGCACGGCTCGGCCGTTCGTCGCGGTTGGCGGCGATCAGGACCGGCCAGGCATGCCCCGGACGACGCAGGATGATCACGCTGCACATGCGCAAAGCTCCGCTTCGCCGGCGGCGTGGCCGGCACGTTCGTTCGTACCTACATGTGGGCAGCGAAGCATCGTCCGACCACCTGGACCGACCATGGAGACCGAGCCTTGAGCGCCGACGATACCGACAAGCCACGTGGCGAGCAGGCACCGGAGCGGCCCCCTCGAGCCGAGCGTAGCGGTGCGAATGCGGAGCGGCCCGACCCGGTCAGGCAGCCGGACGGCGAGGTCGACGGACCGAAGGGTCCCGAGCCGACCCGCTACGGCGACTGGGAGAAGGGCGGGCGCGTCAGCGACTTCTGACGCCGCTCGGTTCATGCCGACCGCGTGACGTCCGCCAGGCTCTCGACCAGGGTGATGCCGCCGCCGGCGCGTTCGGGGCGCCGACCCGCCGGGGCGCGCTCGTCGGCATCGTTCAAGGCGCCGAACACGAGCCCCGTCCGCGTCTCGATCTCGCCGAGCGGCACCTGGTAGACCTTGAAGGGCTCGAGCCCCAGCGCCTCGATCCGGTCGAGCAGGTCGTCCTGGGTCAGCACGAAGCCCTTGGCGACCAGGCCACCCTTCTCGCGATCGACGAAGGCGATGATCTTCCAAAAAGCGCGCGGGATGGCGACCTCGCGGTAGACGGGATCGTCGTCGCGGAAGACCGGACCGGCCAGCACCGACACGCGCAGGTCCTCGACCTCCACGTCGGCGAAGATGGCGTCCTCAAGCCCGCCCCACAGGCCGCCCATGCCGTTTTGGTTGAAGCCCTGGTGCTGCGGCGCGATGTTGGTGAACAGGAAGCTGTCGCGGTTGGCGCGCTCGGCCTCCGCCCGCGATCCCCAGCACAGGTCGCGCCGCCGGGCGAGATGGCCTCGGTCGAGCCGGTTGTCCGCGTAGAGCTCGTCGCCGACCTGCGCGTCTTCCGGCACATCCGGATCGAGCGCGAAGCGGATGCCCTTGCGCGAGACGCTGACCAGCCGGCCGCCGTCGATGTTCCAGGCGACCCACAGCGCCAGCCTGCGCTTGCGGCTCATGGCCAAGGAGAAGTGGGTGTGGTCCACCACGGTCCCGCCTTCGACCTTGAGAACGTCGCGTGACAGGCTTCGTCCGGCCTTCGGCCGATCGACGCGCGTCTTGAGGAAGCCCGGGTCGAACCCGGCGCCACCCGAACGCGCGCGCTCGATCTCCGCGCCGGCCAGCGGGCGGATCTCGAGCTTCTTGAACACGGCATGGGCGTAGCAGGCGAGCGCGTGCTCCTCCGGGTCGCCGTCGACTTCGCCGGCGAAGTGCAGGCCGAGCATGACCGGCTCCGGCTTGCCGTTCCGGTCGCAGGCAAGCCATGCCGCGCCGGAATCCCCGTCCTTGCTGATCTCCCCGTCCTCGGGCGCGGCTTTGGCATCGATGCCGATCTCGAAGCCGCCGATCTTCTGCTCGCCCGTGCCGTCGCCGTAGTCGAGCTTGGTCGTCACCTCGATCCGGGTGACCACGCCGCGCGTCACGCCCGTCGTGCGGCCCGACTTGACGACGCGATCGCCCAGCTCCGGCACGCCGATCTTCTCGACGCCGGTATCGAGGTCGATGATGGCGGGATCGGCCGTCCGCCCGTCGAGGCGCGCGATGGCGCAGTCGCCGGCCAGGCCGCGATGGCTCCGGACCAGGATGCCCGCGCCGTTGCCGTCGGTCGCATTGTCGTCGAACGGCCCGGGCTGGACGACACGGTCGCCCGGCCGGCCGTCCGGTCCCTGCAGGACATGCCAGTTGCTGAGCATGCACAAGGAGCCGTCGCGCGCGTCGGCGACGAGGCAGCCGAGCGTCCCGGCCGTCAGGGAAGGATGGGAGACGCTGCAGCCGGGTAGCATCGGGTCGAGGCGCTGCTTGCGCCGATCCTTCTCGATCTCGGCGACGGCGGCCACCACGCGCCAGGACGGCCGGTAGCGGCGCTCGATCACGTCGGTCGGAACGCTGACCCCATCGACCGTCATGCTGCTGGGCAAAGGCGGCGTGCCGTCGCTCTCGAGCGCCTCGGGCGACCGCTTGCGGCCGACCGTGAACTGGATGCACAGCTCCTTGGTCGGCTTGCCGTCCTTGATCCGGTAGCCGATGCCCACCGACGTCACGTCCGGCCGGTCGAGATAGGCGGCGGCCTCCGTCCGCAGGAAGCGCTTCAGTCGTTCGGGATCGATCCGGCGCGCCATCGACGCCTCCAAGCCAGGGTGGTCACGGTCGCCCCGAGGACGGCGCGACGTGGGCGATCAGGCGTCCTCCGTCTCGACCCGCGCGACCAGCACCTTGTCGATCCGGCGGCCGTCGAGGTCGATGACCTCGAAACGCCAGCCCTGCCAGACGAAATGCTCGCCGACGGTCGGCAGATGGCCGAACTGGCGAAGCATGAAGCCCGCGAGCGTGGTGTATTCCTGGTCGGCGCTGATGCCGCTGACCTCGAGCCGACGCTCCAGGTCGTCGACGGTCATGCGACCGTCGAACAGCCATGAGCCGTCCTCGCGCTGGAACACGTCGGCGGCGTCGCCGTCATCCTCCTCGGCGAGGTCGCCGGCGATCGCGATCAGGATGTCCATCGGCGTGACGATGCCCTCGAACGAGCCGTGCTCGTCGAGCACGACCGCCATGTGCATGCTCGACGTGCGGAACATGTCGAGCAGCTTGAGGGTCGGCATGTGCTCGTCCACGAACATCGCCGGGCGCAGCGCCGTCTCGAGATTGACGGTGCCCGTCGTGCTCTGCTGCTCGAGCAGGTCCTTGGTGTGGACCACGCCCAGGACGTCGTCGACCACGGCGCGGCTGACCAGGTAGCGCGAATGGCGGCTGGCGGCGATCTCGTCGAGCCACGCCTTGGCGTCGTCCTCGATGTCCAGCCAGACCACCTCGGGCCGGGGCACCATCAGCGCGCGAACGGCGCGGTCCGCCATGCGCAGGACGCCTTCGATCAGCTCGCGCTCGGCTTCCTTGAACACGCCCGCCGACGTGCCCTCGGCGATCAGCGACTTGACCTCCTCCTCGGTCACGGTGCTGGCCGGCTCGGCCGGGATGCGCAACACCTTCAGCACAGTGTTGGTGGACACGCCGAGGAACCAGACGACCGGCGCGCCGACCGTCGCGAGCGCGGTCATGGGCGGTGCCACCAGCGACGCGATCTCCTCCGCCCGGTTGAGCGCGATGCGCTTGGGCACGAGCTCGCCGACGACGAGCGAGAGATAGGTGATCGTCACGACGACGAGGCCGAAGGCGGCGCCGTCGGCATACGGCCCGACACCGGGCAGGTCGCGCAACAGCTCGGCCAGCGGTCC
Above is a genomic segment from Geminicoccaceae bacterium SCSIO 64248 containing:
- a CDS encoding adenylate kinase, with product MRPRHVHITGASGAGVTTLGRALAKRLGAVHVDTDDAYWLPVEPAYSAKRPVPERLAMIEACLEREDRVVLSGSIMTWGDPLIPWFGAVVFVSTEPAIRMERLRRREFERYGDAILPGGPRHDACAAFLEWASRYEDPAFASRSRARHEAWLGTLSCPVIRVDGGGPPGQVVDATLAALG
- a CDS encoding fasciclin domain-containing protein, with the translated sequence MTTIHTASKVAAALACVVMSASAAAAADVVDTLRASGQFDRTVEALDDAGLTETLRGSGPFTVLAPLDEAYDDMADASRDRLLSPANRDYLRTTLGYHVIPDQQLTGDDLHNGVLNEYATLDGAVIIMHDTRNGLQVGDMTITRPNIRADNGIIHGVDRVILKSPTTIRE
- the purH gene encoding bifunctional phosphoribosylaminoimidazolecarboxamide formyltransferase/IMP cyclohydrolase, which translates into the protein MPDRPIRRALLSVYDKTGIADLGQALHRLGVELVSTGGTAAALRGAGLPVTEVADVTGFPEILDGRVKTLQPAIHAGLLARRDHAGHMETLAEHGFETIDLLVSNLYPFERTRDSGAPFDEVVEMIDIGGPAMIRAAAKNHDGVVVLTDPDDYAEVLTDLSAQEGRIDETLRRRLAAKAFGLTAAYDGMIADWLYREAIADEAKPGDGAAFGADLDLSATLRQTLRYGENPHQKAAFYARPGRRPGVTSARQVQGKELSYNNLNDTDAAFELVAEFDRPAAVIVKHANPSGVGVADDLAQAHAKALAADPVSAFGGIVALNRPLDAETARGIAPVFTEVVIAPDASEEALAILGAKKALRVLLTGALPSSAEPGLVLRSVAGGLLVQESDARPIGPSDLQIVTRRAPAESEIADLLFAVRVVKHVKSNAIVFARAGRTVGIGAGQMSRVDAVRIAAAKAAELAREAGETESRTVGSVLASDAFFPFADGLEAAIAAGVTAVIQPGGSKRDPEVIAAADVAGIAMVFTGIRHFRH
- a CDS encoding VOC family protein, with amino-acid sequence MPTLNRIVETALYVDSLERAGAFYAQTLGLRSLLATDSLHAFGVGDSSVLLVFKRGGSMRTQVLPDEGGTIPPHDGSGPIHICFSVDADALGEWEASLNEAGVAIEGRTQWPRGGESIYFRDPDGHLLELMTPGNWDLPGL
- a CDS encoding NRDE family protein, coding for MCSVIILRRPGHAWPVLIAANRDERPSRAWRPPARHWPERPEVTAGLDEEAGGTWQGVNDHGVTAAILNRVGTLGPAAGKRSRGEIVLEALDHADAREAAAALSDLNPDAYRPFNLLIADNRDAFWLRHAGDGRIGATRVGEGVSMLTAHDLNDTASPRVRRYLPLFRQADMPDPDAGDWSAWAALLGATDTDSGNATDAMFIRTDRDYGTICTSLIALPEPGDRRPIWRFTDDMPTSAPFRAVDLPPARADIADL
- a CDS encoding DUF1674 domain-containing protein — translated: MSADDTDKPRGEQAPERPPRAERSGANAERPDPVRQPDGEVDGPKGPEPTRYGDWEKGGRVSDF
- a CDS encoding DNA/RNA non-specific endonuclease, which encodes MARRIDPERLKRFLRTEAAAYLDRPDVTSVGIGYRIKDGKPTKELCIQFTVGRKRSPEALESDGTPPLPSSMTVDGVSVPTDVIERRYRPSWRVVAAVAEIEKDRRKQRLDPMLPGCSVSHPSLTAGTLGCLVADARDGSLCMLSNWHVLQGPDGRPGDRVVQPGPFDDNATDGNGAGILVRSHRGLAGDCAIARLDGRTADPAIIDLDTGVEKIGVPELGDRVVKSGRTTGVTRGVVTRIEVTTKLDYGDGTGEQKIGGFEIGIDAKAAPEDGEISKDGDSGAAWLACDRNGKPEPVMLGLHFAGEVDGDPEEHALACYAHAVFKKLEIRPLAGAEIERARSGGAGFDPGFLKTRVDRPKAGRSLSRDVLKVEGGTVVDHTHFSLAMSRKRRLALWVAWNIDGGRLVSVSRKGIRFALDPDVPEDAQVGDELYADNRLDRGHLARRRDLCWGSRAEAERANRDSFLFTNIAPQHQGFNQNGMGGLWGGLEDAIFADVEVEDLRVSVLAGPVFRDDDPVYREVAIPRAFWKIIAFVDREKGGLVAKGFVLTQDDLLDRIEALGLEPFKVYQVPLGEIETRTGLVFGALNDADERAPAGRRPERAGGGITLVESLADVTRSA
- a CDS encoding hemolysin family protein; protein product: MLFGQIAVILGLILLNGVFAMSELAVVSSRKARLQHMAKSGSRGAASALKLIEDPTRFLSTVQVGITLVGVVAGAYSGATLAGPLAELLRDLPGVGPYADGAAFGLVVVTITYLSLVVGELVPKRIALNRAEEIASLVAPPMTALATVGAPVVWFLGVSTNTVLKVLRIPAEPASTVTEEEVKSLIAEGTSAGVFKEAERELIEGVLRMADRAVRALMVPRPEVVWLDIEDDAKAWLDEIAASRHSRYLVSRAVVDDVLGVVHTKDLLEQQSTTGTVNLETALRPAMFVDEHMPTLKLLDMFRTSSMHMAVVLDEHGSFEGIVTPMDILIAIAGDLAEEDDGDAADVFQREDGSWLFDGRMTVDDLERRLEVSGISADQEYTTLAGFMLRQFGHLPTVGEHFVWQGWRFEVIDLDGRRIDKVLVARVETEDA